A stretch of Halomonas elongata DSM 2581 DNA encodes these proteins:
- a CDS encoding DUF1654 domain-containing protein, whose amino-acid sequence MAKKHRPTSYELLGQRVKQIIAAATWREQRQVHLQPAEGDSPDDWDRLIDEISENENVDVTRTDEGWLVSWVPVGA is encoded by the coding sequence ATGGCCAAGAAGCACCGCCCCACCTCATACGAACTCCTCGGCCAGCGCGTAAAGCAAATCATCGCGGCAGCTACCTGGCGCGAGCAGCGCCAGGTACACCTACAGCCAGCCGAGGGCGATAGCCCTGATGACTGGGATCGCCTGATCGATGAGATCAGCGAGAACGAGAACGTCGACGTGACCCGCACCGACGAGGGTTGGCTGGTCAGCTGGGTGCCTGTCGGAGCGTAA
- a CDS encoding type II toxin-antitoxin system HicA family toxin, which yields MKSSELIKELEADGWQLDRIKGSHHHFRHPSKPGTITVPHPKKDLKKGLVQGIRKQAGLK from the coding sequence GTGAAAAGCAGTGAACTGATCAAGGAGCTTGAAGCGGATGGATGGCAGCTAGATCGCATCAAGGGCAGTCACCACCACTTCAGACACCCCTCCAAGCCCGGCACCATCACGGTGCCTCATCCAAAGAAGGATCTGAAAAAGGGCTTAGTACAAGGGATCAGAAAGCAAGCCGGCCTCAAGTGA